From a single Planococcus shenhongbingii genomic region:
- the proB gene encoding glutamate 5-kinase — translation MKKKRIVVKIGSSSLTNLNGGLSLEKLQEHVAALACLKEAGHEVILVSSGAVAAGFTDLGYAVRPVSIVGKQAAASVGQGQLLQAYSEEFKKHGVISAQLLLTRQNLLAKDLYQNAEATLSELLKRNVLPIINENDSVSVEGLTFGDNDMLSALVSGLVQAQLLIILTDINGIYRENPRKNPNAEKYDFLSEIPDELIQATSSEGSELGTGGMKSKVEAAQTALALGAQIFIGTGSGSEKLLDILEGKGDGTYIGDDPQATVKNSKQWLALHSIPLGKIKVDDGAALAISEQGRSLLPVGVIDIAGSFTANDVVEVIDPSGEVVGRGQVNYSSEELLEIKGLCSEEANVITKTGKRQVVIHRNQWFSHSGKGTITNE, via the coding sequence GTGAAGAAGAAAAGGATTGTCGTTAAAATAGGCAGCAGCTCATTAACGAATCTTAACGGTGGGCTCAGCCTTGAGAAATTGCAGGAGCATGTCGCAGCATTGGCCTGCTTAAAAGAAGCGGGGCATGAAGTTATTTTGGTTTCCTCAGGAGCAGTGGCAGCAGGATTCACGGATCTCGGTTATGCCGTCCGTCCAGTCAGCATTGTAGGCAAGCAAGCCGCAGCATCCGTCGGCCAAGGGCAATTACTGCAGGCTTATTCAGAGGAATTCAAGAAACACGGTGTGATATCGGCTCAATTATTGCTGACGCGGCAAAATCTATTGGCAAAAGATTTGTATCAAAATGCCGAGGCTACTTTAAGTGAATTGTTGAAGCGCAATGTCTTGCCTATTATTAACGAAAATGATTCAGTTTCTGTAGAAGGACTGACATTTGGCGACAACGACATGCTGTCAGCATTGGTCAGCGGACTTGTCCAAGCACAGCTTCTCATCATTTTAACGGACATCAATGGAATTTACCGGGAAAACCCGCGCAAAAACCCTAATGCTGAAAAATACGATTTTCTTTCCGAAATCCCGGATGAATTGATCCAGGCAACTTCAAGTGAAGGCTCGGAACTCGGCACCGGCGGGATGAAATCAAAAGTGGAAGCAGCACAAACTGCGTTAGCCCTAGGCGCACAAATATTTATCGGAACGGGTTCCGGCAGTGAAAAACTCCTGGACATTCTTGAAGGAAAAGGAGACGGAACCTATATCGGAGACGATCCTCAGGCAACGGTGAAGAATTCCAAACAATGGCTTGCTTTGCATTCGATACCACTGGGAAAAATCAAAGTCGACGATGGTGCAGCATTGGCTATTTCCGAGCAAGGGAGAAGTTTGCTTCCGGTTGGAGTCATTGATATTGCAGGGAGTTTTACTGCCAATGACGTAGTGGAAGTTATTGACCCATCAGGGGAAGTGGTGGGGCGCGGCCAGGTGAATTATTCTTCTGAAGAGCTTCTGGAGATCAAGGGCCTGTGCAGCGAAGAAGCAAATGTCATCACCAAGACCGGCAAACGGCAAGTAGTCATTCACCGCAATCAATGGTTCAGCCATTCAGGAAAGGGGACAATAACAAATGAGTGA
- a CDS encoding amidase → MKKVLMGVALLVMLVFSNGTPGEAAAAEVQATWLWNPWNLISDETGTLAFLESKNVNKVYVQIDRDIPKAVYQSFIEKAAAQGMAIYALDGAPSWVAKKGFTNQDQLMAWIKNYQAGASAAQKFSGIHLDVEPYLYSGWSTNQRATILAYQDLMKKANVSATSLALPLEADLPFWFDEISYKNIHGSGILAEWMIANTSSVTLMAYRDAAPLIIDVVKNEVNFAAKYGKTIVVGVETAPTDEGDTISFYEEGEMYMNGQLAEVQANYANVPGYGGIAIHYVDSWKTMAP, encoded by the coding sequence GTGAAGAAAGTATTGATGGGGGTTGCTTTGTTAGTGATGCTGGTATTTTCAAATGGAACGCCGGGTGAAGCTGCAGCAGCAGAAGTCCAGGCAACGTGGCTGTGGAATCCTTGGAACCTTATCAGTGATGAAACGGGAACGCTGGCGTTTCTTGAAAGCAAGAATGTAAACAAAGTCTATGTCCAAATAGACCGGGATATTCCAAAAGCGGTTTATCAAAGCTTTATCGAGAAAGCAGCTGCACAAGGAATGGCAATCTACGCATTGGATGGCGCGCCAAGTTGGGTAGCGAAAAAAGGATTTACTAATCAGGATCAGTTAATGGCATGGATCAAAAACTATCAAGCGGGTGCAAGCGCCGCGCAGAAATTTTCAGGCATCCATCTGGACGTTGAACCTTATTTATACAGTGGCTGGTCAACAAATCAGAGAGCTACCATTCTGGCTTATCAGGATTTGATGAAAAAAGCGAACGTCAGCGCCACGAGCCTTGCGCTACCTTTAGAAGCTGACCTGCCTTTTTGGTTTGATGAAATTTCCTATAAAAATATACATGGAAGCGGAATACTGGCTGAATGGATGATTGCGAATACAAGCAGTGTGACGCTCATGGCCTATCGCGATGCAGCGCCTTTGATCATAGACGTGGTAAAGAATGAAGTGAATTTCGCTGCTAAATACGGGAAAACCATCGTAGTTGGTGTGGAGACCGCTCCAACAGATGAAGGAGACACCATTTCTTTTTATGAAGAAGGAGAAATGTATATGAATGGCCAGCTGGCTGAAGTCCAAGCAAATTATGCAAATGTTCCTGGCTACGGCGGCATTGCGATCCATTACGTGGATAGCTGGAAAACAATGGCCCCTTAA
- a CDS encoding VOC family protein, with protein sequence MEVHSIQQIGQVGVPVKDLEKAVQFYQDVLELPLLFNTGSLAFFDCNGIRLLLSLLEKEEFAHSSSILYFNVEQIHEAYAEFKRKGVSFIDEPHMVAKMGHTETWMAFFHDTQGNIHALMSEIEAQ encoded by the coding sequence ATGGAAGTTCATTCTATTCAACAAATCGGGCAAGTTGGGGTGCCTGTAAAGGATTTGGAGAAAGCTGTACAATTTTATCAAGATGTTTTAGAGCTGCCTTTGCTATTCAATACCGGTTCGTTGGCTTTTTTCGACTGCAACGGCATTCGTCTGCTGTTAAGCCTTCTTGAAAAAGAGGAGTTTGCCCATTCCAGTTCAATCCTGTATTTTAATGTAGAGCAAATCCATGAAGCTTACGCGGAATTTAAACGCAAGGGAGTTTCTTTTATCGATGAGCCGCATATGGTCGCCAAAATGGGCCACACTGAAACATGGATGGCATTCTTTCACGATACACAAGGCAATATACACGCGTTAATGAGCGAAATTGAAGCACAGTAA
- a CDS encoding glutamate-5-semialdehyde dehydrogenase: protein MSELLQAGKTSDLLQKAQLAKTAAAVMAKTTTVQKNDALRLISSQLLEEQAFILAENEKDITAGRAGGMSESLVDRLKLDKERLSDIAAALIQLTELEDPVGEVLEQWERPNGLAMSKIRVPLGVIGMIYEARPNVTVDASSLCLKTGNAVVLRGSSTAIHSNKALVKVIHHALEKSELPAEAVQLIEDTSRETAAQMFKLNSHLDVLIPRGGAKLIQTVVENASVPVLETGAGNCHVYIDETANAEMAISIALNAKIQRPSVCNACETILVHKEWAKHHLAELLDALQQQAVQIHGDEATQQYGEVIPASEEDWGTEYLGLEVAVKVVDSVDEVIEHINLYGTKHSEAIISETLENVDKFFMEVDSAAVYHNASTRFTDGFEFGFGAEIGISTQKLHARGPMGLPALTSTKYLIQGNGQVK from the coding sequence ATGAGTGAACTTCTTCAAGCAGGGAAAACAAGTGATTTACTTCAAAAAGCCCAACTTGCTAAAACTGCAGCTGCGGTTATGGCTAAGACAACGACTGTCCAAAAAAACGATGCCCTTCGTTTGATTTCCAGCCAGTTGCTGGAAGAGCAGGCGTTTATACTGGCTGAAAACGAAAAAGATATTACCGCAGGAAGAGCGGGCGGAATGAGCGAGTCGCTGGTTGACCGACTCAAATTGGATAAAGAACGGTTAAGCGATATAGCAGCGGCCTTGATTCAATTGACAGAACTGGAGGATCCGGTCGGCGAAGTGCTCGAACAATGGGAACGCCCGAACGGTCTTGCGATGTCCAAAATCCGCGTTCCGCTTGGCGTAATTGGCATGATTTACGAAGCGCGCCCCAATGTGACCGTAGACGCTTCAAGCCTGTGCCTGAAGACAGGCAATGCGGTTGTGCTTCGCGGCAGTTCAACCGCCATCCATTCCAATAAAGCCCTTGTGAAAGTGATTCATCACGCTTTGGAGAAAAGCGAATTGCCGGCAGAAGCGGTTCAGCTGATCGAAGATACAAGCAGAGAAACAGCGGCACAAATGTTCAAGCTGAACTCTCATCTGGATGTGCTGATTCCACGAGGCGGCGCAAAACTGATCCAAACGGTTGTTGAAAATGCCAGCGTACCGGTCCTTGAAACGGGCGCCGGAAATTGCCACGTCTATATCGATGAAACAGCCAATGCTGAAATGGCCATCTCTATTGCTCTCAATGCAAAAATACAGCGTCCGTCCGTCTGCAATGCCTGCGAGACCATCCTGGTACATAAAGAATGGGCAAAGCATCATCTGGCTGAACTCCTTGATGCCTTGCAGCAGCAAGCGGTCCAAATCCACGGTGACGAAGCAACTCAGCAATACGGCGAAGTGATCCCGGCCAGTGAAGAAGACTGGGGCACGGAATACCTGGGGCTGGAAGTAGCCGTCAAAGTAGTGGACTCAGTCGATGAAGTGATTGAACACATCAATTTATACGGCACGAAACATTCGGAAGCGATCATTTCAGAAACTCTCGAAAACGTCGACAAATTCTTTATGGAAGTGGACTCTGCAGCCGTTTACCATAACGCATCTACACGTTTTACCGACGGTTTTGAGTTTGGATTCGGAGCCGAAATCGGCATCAGCACGCAAAAGCTTCACGCGCGCGGTCCAATGGGGCTGCCTGCTTTAACTTCCACAAAGTACTTGATCCAAGGCAATGGGCAAGTGAAATAA
- a CDS encoding proline iminopeptidase-family hydrolase yields the protein MENVTEGFIPVKGGNVWYRITGNGPGIPLLLVHGGPGGKSNDKDPLRQLGTEHPIIQYDQLGCGKSGHPADKDIWTIEHYVEELEHVIEALELEEFHLLGHSWGSMLAASYLFKKPAGVRSVIFSGPALSAHQWITDQRNYLKELPKEMQDAIEQSERDGTTDSEVYQQAMMAFYKRHMCRLDPWPKEMKEDFEATNSRIYHYMWGASEFTVTGTLKDFDATGRLHEIEIPALFTCGRYDEATPETTEYYASLASDSEFHVFENSSHMPSLEEPQAYADTIREWVNRQELRPGA from the coding sequence ATGGAAAATGTTACAGAAGGGTTTATTCCGGTCAAAGGGGGAAATGTCTGGTACCGGATTACGGGAAATGGTCCAGGTATTCCGTTGCTGTTAGTGCATGGCGGACCAGGTGGGAAAAGCAATGACAAAGATCCGCTGCGGCAATTGGGGACGGAACACCCGATCATCCAGTACGATCAATTGGGCTGCGGAAAATCAGGACATCCAGCAGATAAAGATATATGGACAATAGAGCATTATGTAGAAGAGCTGGAGCATGTCATCGAGGCGCTTGAGCTGGAAGAGTTTCACCTGCTCGGCCATTCCTGGGGATCGATGCTCGCCGCTTCTTATCTATTCAAGAAACCTGCAGGCGTCCGCAGCGTCATTTTTTCAGGTCCGGCATTAAGCGCTCATCAGTGGATCACGGATCAGCGGAATTACTTGAAAGAACTGCCGAAGGAAATGCAGGACGCCATCGAACAAAGTGAACGGGACGGAACAACGGATTCAGAAGTATACCAGCAGGCGATGATGGCATTTTATAAGCGCCATATGTGCCGCCTGGATCCTTGGCCAAAAGAGATGAAAGAAGATTTTGAGGCAACGAACAGCCGCATCTATCATTATATGTGGGGAGCTTCGGAATTTACCGTCACCGGAACATTGAAGGATTTTGATGCGACCGGGCGTCTGCATGAAATTGAAATTCCTGCTCTTTTCACTTGCGGGCGTTACGACGAAGCGACGCCTGAAACAACTGAATACTATGCAAGCCTGGCTTCGGATTCAGAATTCCATGTTTTTGAGAACAGCTCACATATGCCGTCGCTTGAAGAGCCGCAAGCTTATGCCGATACCATCCGAGAATGGGTAAACCGACAGGAATTGCGGCCCGGTGCATAG